The Elaeis guineensis isolate ETL-2024a chromosome 14, EG11, whole genome shotgun sequence genomic sequence GAGACGGATTGGAGATGGCTGGATTTTCATCGACGGCATAGCGatggagaattttaaaaataaagaaacttTCAAAAACAATGTGGCAATATTtcctaaataattaattaatactcTTCTGTGACAACTTTTTAATGCTTTATTTCTCCTCTACACTAACAGCCTGACgatgattaaattaaaaattaattaatgtcTTTCAAAGATAGCTTAATCATCTCCAATAAGAAATCACTAGCGATGGCTTGAGCCATCTCTAATAGTCGTCTCAAATATCCAACCCCACTATATTAGCACCCGGCGCCCCACCTTGAAAAAAATGACCCCAACCCTAGCTCAACAGTGGTTAGGATTttgaataattttgatttatttaaatataaataattaagatCCGTCGGTAATTGATTTTTCGGCCACTCACAAGCACGACGTTGGTGGCTTTGCCGGTGTTCTCCCTCTACTGTTTCTCCAGCAATTTAGTTTTAAGAAGGTAAGTTTATATTTATTGTTTTATGTTAATTTCAATGTATGTATacattaattttgaattttgattggaaTAATTTAGATACTTAGATCAAGAGCCCACCTTCAGAGAATTTTTTGATCAAGCGCACAAGAGGAAAGGGCACAAGGGGGAGAACAACCCTTAGGTGGACCAAAGATCACGGAAGGCAAAGGTACGTATGATAATAGtttatgtgaatatatataaatacatatatctaaTCATCCCCCACTTATCATACTCCTTTAACTGTAGAGAATTAATGTTTTTGATGTGGAGACTTTTGGTATGAGCTTTATGTCACACCccaaacccaacacccgggtcggatacgtgatggccgcacactctttagagcaagccctaaaaaatatgcaaggccaaattaaatcattacaatcttaacatccataacaatttatttcaacaataattcataaaatcttgcacaattacaaattaaatttcttcaatcctctgattagGTACTATGGCACTCTATCTATATATCTGCTCACCCACAATCCaataccatagccaatcatgagcatcctgtatctctgagaagaaaaagaaagatgaagaagtgtgagctttacagctcagtaagaattcttatatcacactgatatattaatatagtctgaaaataaggataagcaataaaatataaaatctcatgttcaatgtccagaataatgcaaacatccataaattttctgtcttgttaaaatagatgcatcatcatatgttaacagtgaaacacttttattcaacaattatttcatgtcttatctttcatttctcttttcataatcacatgatttttaaccttttctttctagctctggactatccaagtctatacctcagtcatcatccgaatcaatttccaCATAAaaacctttcaaggctgtcccaggatgagctcctggccgactgtcccatgtacgaaagcccgtgagaggttgtcccaagcataagctcctgacgggctgtcccaggcatgagctccttgCCGGCTGATCCACTTGTAAGCCAGTGgggactgtcccaagcataagctcctggcgggctgttccaggcataagctcctggccggctgttccacatgacaaggctagtccataccatatatctctttcttttcatttaatcattatgtgttgatttcatcaaatcaattctgtcttacattatgatcaattcagatatgtcatattcatataatcatgccatcaatctctgatacatatatattgacataacatactcatgctcaaaatcaaataacagtatctcagatataataaattcatcgatctcaaatccgacgatgcaaaactaatgatgcaagaccaacagtaaattagcatatatataatagtgatcatgtacagggattcttacctttatcggtgactgatccaagtacagaaatcaatgttcttctttgatttatgaagttctctaacaaaatattctactcgatatcTTATGTAGACAATCGTATCTcatcatgaccctgatcaaatataaaaatcatatatggagaaaattaccgataatcaatcttaataacataaatctaggacctctcttaggattaaccaaaattaggatttatctaagtatctggatcctccactgatccataaaactactagagagagaaaatttatgaagagagaaaaaattttagagagagaaagtaaagagaaaaagtggggagagaatcttcgtatccttcagatgaggcaatcatggtcgagatcatcagaggtcatatcagggtgactcaatatggattaaccatgattgatgttatcaatttcgaataaagatcggatcgaaatctaatctactgcacaaattttggagcaatctcaggtcatcatattttcatatcaattttatcttaAGATTcgtgatgcagttagagagagaaaaagaaagatcctagagagacaaaatccataaagagaggaaaaaagtctagagagagaagaagagagagaaaaagagagaaaggagggagaggagagagagaaaatttctctcttttttttttttttttaatttttatttttctctttctctttttctttttcttttccttcttttttttttcttctttctttttccttttcctcgtCCAAAACAGGGGCATCGTCCCCCTCTATCTCCTCTCACCCTCATGCGGCCAAGGAGGGCCGACTCCAGCCACCCTTCGACAGCAGCCGATGGCGACGCATCCACAGCCCCGGTGACAGCCCCAACGGTGGCTGTTGCCGGTGGCACACGggggagaaaaataagaaaaacagGGGTGGCCCTGTTCTTCTCCAATTCGATGGCTTGTCGTCAGTTGCCAGCAAAAGAAGGATGCCTAGGAAGGAAGAAGAGTAGGAAaggagcttaccttgctccgacggTCGAGAAGAACTCTGACGACCTCCTTTTTCTCCATCTAAGAACTCACGGATCCTCTTgaaaaaaaatccctcaaattttttaaaatctcttcaaaataccttttgtagatacctaagggagggaaggagggttttATAAGGGAGATTTCCTACCCTTACTCGGACTCctagaggagaggaagaagactccgatgaggagtcttcctcctcccatcggctttcttcttttatttttattttgttttattttttttttttttgtatgggccgTTAAGGGTTTACAGGCCCAAGAACCTGGGCTGTTACACTTTGTGTCTCCAATTCGTGCTGTTCTAAATTGGATCGATGTGGTTCATGCAGCACGTAAAGTTGATTCTTTGCATGCACATTCAACACTCATATATAGTTTGTTCTTGTATTCTGTGCTCtttatgttttatattttttggataaatcTTTGAGAATCGAGTAGGTTCGGTGAGAGAAAGGAATAAACAGACAAACATACATGGTGATTAACTCTTCACCGGTAAGATGCATTTAAGGACTTGAAAGTTAATTTGCTAAGTTGGAGAACACTTTAATCATGAATAATTAATTCATCATCGACCCTATGGAATAAATACcggaaaaaaataagaagaaaacataagatgaatttaaatgGTAATttggtgagaagaaaaatatctgTGATAATATCATCTCCACCATCAGGTCACAGGAGGAAATTTTATTCATCAAACTTTTATATTGAGTACATGAGTTCTATTTGAACTTGGAATTATTCTGATATATGTAATACAAAAGAGAAAGCAATAAGAAATTGTCCATTCCTTCTAATGGTTTATTCCAGACTACACTTACAATATATGGATAATTTTTGCCAACCCTCTATTATCTTCTAACTGAAATTGATTTGATAGACAGGTTGCTCATTTGGATAGAATAGACCCCAATTCTGCTCTATCCCTGCTGGCTTCTGGTCCTCATTGAACATGGCAAATATATAAGTCTCTGTAGCCCTTCCAGATGTCTTAGGTGTCCCTTGACCAATATGATTAATCAAATTCTGATTATATGTCCTTGCATTATCCGATGATGCTGCGGTACCACCAGCTGAAGGCCAACCACTTTCTGATACTACGACTTCCACATTAGAGCCTCCCACATTCGCTAATGCCGAGTAGACTGCATCAACTATTGCATCAAAAATATTCTGATAGCCAAATTGGCCATCCTGTACGACAATTCCCGATGAAGTAAACAAGGCATAATCAATACTGATATCCTTCATGTCGCCGATGTAACTGAAGTATGGATACACATTTACTAGGAGTGGTGATCCATTGCTAGCCAAAAAGTTGACAATTGGTCCCAAATACTGTGATGCATCAGAAGAGAATGCACCAGCAGATGGAGGATATGATGTCCCAAGGACACCCTGAGAAACCGAAGTTGAGACTTTAATTTGGCCTTGTAGACCATTGGCCGATAGAGCAGATTGGATGTTATTCATGGCTTGGAGCACATATCCAGCTGAATCTCCAGGTATCACTTCATTACCGACTGCAATGTATCGAAATGAAACATCCGGATATGCTATTATGTTATTCTGGACCCAATCACTTGCTGCCGAAGCATCAGAGGCTAGATTTTGGAGATCTTCATTAGGGACATCGACAATGAGTGGAATGTTGGACCCTCCAAGTGCTTGAAGAGTAGGTTGATATGGATCATAGATTCTCATCCCTCCAATGTTGTTAGATTTGTAGAGATTCACTACATCACTAGGCTGGGGTAGGTTGTCTCCAAGTCTTCCATAACAAACACCAATGGAATGCACACCTGAAAACAAAGCAAGTAGTTGCTCTTAGTGATAGTAATCATGGCATAGAATTAATTCGCACAATATACATCTGTTAAACTACCAAGTTGCATAAAAAATTCACTCCCATGTATATGTCTTCAACTGTTGAGGTGCATAAGTTAATCCAACATAACAAAGATTGGCTGCAAGAGGCTTGGATTAGATCGAAGTCAAGCACTGAAATTGGATATAATTAGATACAGGTTCCTGGCCTTTCTTTTTGCAGGTTGTAACTAGAACCATACATCTTTTAGTAATTACAGGGGAGATGGCTACACCTACTTGTATTAGCTTATATGGGGTTTCATATATGATCTACCACCCAATATAAATTTCAAGATTTCTGCATCCATGTTTGACCAAATGATTTCATTTTGGACCGAATAATGTTTGATTCTACCTGTTTGCTCTTTTTGGTTGAGAAATAGGATAGGAGAAAGTTCCGTGGAGATCAGAAAGGTGGGATTGAATCCAAGTCATCGGTAATCAAATATCCAGTAATTTTACCAACTCGACCAGCCATAGTTGCTAAGGTTGCAAGGAAGGATGGTAAACTTATTTATGTGAATCTACCAAGAAGCTTGAAAGAATGGCACGGTCACTGAAGAAAAATAAGAACCATGGATACCTAAATTCTTATCTCATTTTTAATAGCGCTTTTTTTTCAGATGAAATTAATTTATAGCGCGAGACATGAAAAGCCTGAACCATGTCGGATGACCAGTGAATCATAATCTCTGAACTTGAATAGTTGAAGCCAAACAAAGTAAACTGATAATTTAGGTAAAACTAATAAACCCCAGCCAAACCTAAATTTGTTGCTAATATTTTAACCCATCTGGATTAAGCACAGCTAATAAATGGGCGGGCTCAAGTAGTAGTTAGCTTGCAAGAATGATTAGAACCTTCAGCACAGTAATCGGTGCATTTGATCTGTTCTCAAATCAAGTCAACACATATATAGGACTAGCCATGGTCAGTTCAAGGTCAAGGTAAAGTAGAACGCCGCTCTTGACTTGAGACGATGAAGCCAAACTGAAACAGTCTAGCACTTGGCTGGTTAGCACGCATGCCACACATGCACATGCACTTgggtgcgtgcgtgtgtgtgtgtgtgtattgaaAAATACAAGGATTAAAATCGGATTGGAGACCaatatattcatattcatattcatatttgttttgtctaacgaatataaatatagatacggATATAGATACAATTCGAATATTGAAAATGTGGATACAATTATGGATATatattggataattaaattttataactacagaaccaaagatattactaaatagatgataaattaaattaatagtatgtttatatggttgtatatttttcttgaaaattaaTAAGCACTACTTTCACCCTAGAAAGCACAGATAAAtagattgatatatatatatatatatatatatatatatatatatatatatatatatatatatatatatacatacacatatatatatacatatatatatatatatatacatatatatatatatatatatatatatatatatatatatatatatatatatatatatatatatatatatatatatatatatatatatatatatatatatatatataatatatatacatacacacacacacacacacacacacacacacacacacacacacacacatatatatatatatatatatatatatatatatatatatatatatatatatatatagatacatacatacacatatatatatacatatatatatatatatatatatatatatatatatatatatatatatatatatatatatatatatatatatatgtatatatatatatatatatatatatatatatatatatatatatatatatatatatacatatatatatatatatgtatatatatatatatatatatgtacatatatatatatatatgtatatatatatatgtacatatatatatatacatgtatatatatatatgtacatatatatatatatatatatatatatatatatatatata encodes the following:
- the LOC105057741 gene encoding glucan endo-1,3-beta-glucosidase produces the protein MANRSIVFMAVIALFLAVLIAIPTSVHSIGVCYGRLGDNLPQPSDVVNLYKSNNIGGMRIYDPYQPTLQALGGSNIPLIVDVPNEDLQNLASDASAASDWVQNNIIAYPDVSFRYIAVGNEVIPGDSAGYVLQAMNNIQSALSANGLQGQIKVSTSVSQGVLGTSYPPSAGAFSSDASQYLGPIVNFLASNGSPLLVNVYPYFSYIGDMKDISIDYALFTSSGIVVQDGQFGYQNIFDAIVDAVYSALANVGGSNVEVVVSESGWPSAGGTAASSDNARTYNQNLINHIGQGTPKTSGRATETYIFAMFNEDQKPAGIEQNWGLFYPNEQPVYQINFS